A stretch of the Bombyx mori chromosome 12, ASM3026992v2 genome encodes the following:
- the LOC101741585 gene encoding transmembrane protein 62: protein MIFSKSAIWLLCALLLLSVFMANLLNIIATDQNFYSDNKNLSVNYTKHLERKIGQITDTSENLIWFLQISDIHISIFRDPGRITQFQQFCDSTVKKIKPMAVLASGDLTDAKAKDNLGSSQVKQEWVYYSSIIKESGVTADTIWLDIRGNHDNFNIRSINSEENYFKNYSVQGPNHPKSYLHVLEKNGVSLAFVGIDACPEPGLRRPFNFIGMLDAQEQQMLEKLKKEAESKADYIVWFGHYPTSCIISIEKDSERLDLRQLIGSSPASRAYLCGHLHAMGGLVPKMYTKQKRGFLELELEDWKDNRMYRLAAIDHGHFSFVDQKHNVWPLVLVTNPKHARYNLPGREPLNLIHSSTYIRIIAFSDVNIDMVKVSFDKDSWMNCLHKEGPLYVCKWLPHLFNNGLHYLYVAATDELGREAFLKHPFSLDGTSVYFEIIPRILLMVNGGTVFQSIFGTLLIINVLPLVILRFHKTPPKIRRRYGYNFVKRVWLLSKIDRVFWPIVLYAIYLPFGPWAIGKLLDEHIGVIFAWGIVIKGVFLPEPFTYMYGGVQLMFIQIPLVHILAYCLEIRLFKSNIRGARRLIMQLPFIFLLSIQLLLAYFFWLEYGTLSFLFGPLRTWSVVLTILLWYRTITLPVDYCSKLRKLDQTPT, encoded by the exons ATGATATTTTCTAAATCAGCAATATGGTTACTTTGCGCTTTGTTGTTGTTATCGGTATTTATGGCAAATTTACTGAATATTATTGCGACAGACCAAAACTTCTATTCAGACAATAAAAATTTATCAGTAAATTACACAAAGCATTTAGAGAGAAAAATTGGACAAATCACAGATACATCGGAAAATCTTATATGGTTCCTACAA ATTTCAGATATACACATCAGTATATTTCGGGATCCCGGGAGAATAACGCAGTTTCAACAATTTTGCGACAGTACAGTGAAGAAAATTAAGCCAATGGCTGTTTTAGCCTCTGGTGATTTAACAGATGCAAAAGCCAAAGATAATTTAGGTAGTTCTCAAGTAAAACAAGAATGGGTATATTACTCTAGCATCATCAAAGAATCTGGTGTTACTGCTGACACCATTTGGCTAGATATCAGAGGCAATCATG ATAATTTTAACATAAGAAGTATTAATTcagaagaaaattattttaaaaactattcaGTTCAAGGGCCAAATCATCCAAAATCTTATTTACATGTACTTGAAAAGAATGGAGTCAGCTTAGCATTTGTTGGTATAGATGCTTGTCCTGAGCCTGGTTTACGGAgaccatttaattttattggtatgTTAGATGCACAAGAACAGCAAATGTTAGAGAAACTCAAGAAGGAAGCTGAATCTAAGGCTGATTATATTGTTTGGTTTGGTCACTATCCTACATCATGTATTATATCCATAGAAAAAGATTCTGAAAGATTGGATTTACGTCAGCTCATAGGGAGCAGTCCAGCTTCAAGAGCATACTTGTGTGGTCATTTACATGCTATGGGAGGTCTAGTCCCAAAAATGTACACGAAGCAAAAGAGGGGATTTTTAGAACTTGAGTTAGAAGATTGGAAAGATAACAGAATGTATCGTTTGGCAGCAATTGATCATGGCCACTTTTCGTTTGTAGATCAAAAACACAATGTATGGCCACTTGTCTTAGTGACTAATCCAAAACATGCCAGATACAATTTACCAGGACGGGAACCTTTAAATCTTATACATAGTTCCACATATATTAGGATTATTGCATTTAGTGATGTGAATATAGACATGGTGAAAGTATCTTTTGACAAGGATAGTTGGATGAATTGTCTTCACAAGGAAGGAcctttgtatgtttgtaaatgGCTACCACACTTGTTTAATAATGGCTTACATTATTTATATGTTGCTGCTACTGATGAGTTGGGAAGGGAAGCCTTTTTAAAACATCCATTTTCATTAGATGGCACCTCagtatattttgaaattataccAAGAATATTATTAATGGTTAACGGTGGGACAGTG tttcagtcAATTTTTGGAACTCTATTGATAATTAATGTTCTGCCTTTAGTTATTTTGCGCTTTCATAAGACCCCTCCGAAAATACGAAGACGGTATGGATATAACTTTGTAAAGAGGGTGTGGCTACTATCAAAAATCGATAGAGTGTTTTGGCCCATTGTATTGTATGCAATttatttaccatttggtccgtgGGCCATTGGCAAACTTTTAGATGAACATATTGGAGTTATATTTGCCTGGGGAATAGTTATAAAAGGAGTATTCCTGCCTGAACCATTTACCTATATGTATGGTGGTGTACAACTAATGTTTATTCAAATACCATTAGTACACATTTTGGCCTACTGTTTAGAGATTCGGCTGTTCAAGAGTAATATAAGAGGTGCTCGACGTTTGATTATGCAATtaccatttatatttttactcaGCATTCAATTGTTATTGGCATATTTTTTCTGGTTGGAGTATGGTACATTGTCATTTTTGTTTGGACCACTGCGGACTTGGAGTGTTGTGTTAACGATACTGCTCTGGTATAGAACCATCACATTACCTGTCGACTATTGcag CAAATTAAGGAAATTGGATCAAACACCAACATAA